The Fibrobacter sp. sequence GTGTCGATTGCCTTGCCGGGGCCGATGAGTTCGTCCCACCAGCCGGGCTTCTTGTCGCTTTCGGTGTACCAGCCGGCGGCATGCGCGTCGGCGGTGAGCGGCGAGCAGACCCACACCGCGTTGTCGGCAGCCGCGTTCAGCTTGCCGTAAGTCTCGTAACGGATGGTAAGCGCCGGAAGCGTCTTACCGTTTTCCAGCACAAAACCGGCCTCGCCATAGTCCTTGACGTAGTCCTTCGGCTCAACGGGGCCGATGCTGGATTTATGCGAATATTCACTCATATGCATAAATATAGTAAAATGTAGTGGATTGCTCGTTATCGGTTTTTCCTATGTCTACCTATATGCTGATGCTTTCCTAGAGGCAATGTCCATGTGAAACTTCAATTCGCACGAAGAATGCGTGTTTTTAGGGCTGGCGGGGGTGTCTGGGACATGTATTTTAGGGGTGGGGCGTATAAATCGCGCTTTTTTCTAGCATTTATATGCCCCGAGCGCGAGAAAAAAGATATTTTGGGGTTAAAGAACACAAAATGGCTTGAAGGGGGATTAAAATGCGCTTAGGACTTCAATTCCCGTTTGTTCTGCTGGCGTTCGCGCTTCTGGCCGCCTGTAGTGACGACTATTCCAGTCAATTGCATTGGCCGGGCGAGGACGACTTGTATTCAAGTGAAGAAGATTCGTTTTCTACTGAAGTCGAATCCTCGTCGAGTGAAAAATCCTCCAGTAGCAGCGCGGCGAAATCATCCAGCAGCGAAACGAAGACTTCTTCTTCGAGTTATTTCAAGGAAAATTGGAATTATTTGAATCCGGAAATCAGCTATGGCGAAATGACGGATTCCCGCGACGGCCAGATTTACAAGACGGTGGTGATTGGCACGCGGAAGTGGATGGCTGAGAATCTGAACTTCGAAACGGAGAACAGCTCGTGCTTCAATGATTCCCTTGAAAGCTGTGGAATGTACGGACGACTCTATACTTGGACCGCTGCTATGGATACCGCTGGCGTTTTCAGTACGGATGCTATTGGCTGTGGACACCCTAAAGATAATCCCTGGACAGTGTCTTGCGAGGCTTCCAGTAATGGAGATTATGTTCGTGGCGTTTGTCCGGAAGGCTGGCATTTGCCTCATTACGAAGAATGGAGGGCTTTGATTCTTGCGGGTAACAACCCGGTTGTACCGGGAAAAGCTCTTAGGTCGATGGAAGGCTGGGACGATGGAGTTGGTAATGGTACGGATGAGTTTGGTTTTTCTGCAATTCCTGTTCCCGTGGGGGGGCATAGCGCGGAATTTTGGACGCCAGGGATAGGGGAATCTGGTCCGGTCAGTGAAACTGTTATGCATCGAGTTTTCGAAAACGATCGCTCGTCTAGCCGCAAATTATCGGTCCGTTGTGTTAGTGACGATACGATTGCTGTATCCAGTAGCAGCGGATCCTCCAGTAGTAACTGTGAACCGAACATGACTCTTTGCAAGACAGAATCGGAAGACAACTGCGAGTATGAATCCTTGACCGATGATCGTGATGGCCGCGTTTATAAGACTGTAAAATTAGGGTGTAAGTGGTGGATGGCGGAAAATCTTGCTTTTGAAACAGAACATAGTTTTGAAGGAAAATATGGCCGGTTGTACGAGTGGGGCGCGCTGGCGGAAGCCTGTCCGTCCGGATGGCACGTCTCGATGGTGGATGAATGGTATGGCCTGAATAGTAGGGTGGGACGAGAGTTTGGAAATTTGTCTGTACTCAAGTCTACAACCGGATGGAAGGTGGATTCTAGCCGTGTTGATGATGAGGAATGGGACGGAAATGGCAATGGAACGGATGGTTTGGGTTTCTCTGTTTTCCCGGATGGTTATGTGTATGCCGGAGAACGGTCCGCTCGGCATTATAAAGTCGGAGAAAACGCCAGTTTTTGGATGGTTGATTATTTTCAGTCAGACGTGAACGTTGAGGTCTTTTACGTTTATGGGGTAGATGAAACGTATACCTCAGACCCATACGCATTCTCAGTCCGTTGCGTGAAGGACTGAGAGGTGCGTCAATGCGCGCAATAGCCTAGAATTCCTTGCTGTAGATTAAATTCAGCGAGGCCTTTGCTCCGAGGGATTCCTTGAACTTGAAAGAGGGGGAGGTTCAGACTGCCCCCGGCCATGCCGTTGGATGTACCCCACGAGAATTATTCCAGGTTGTTCAGGTGCCTGTAGAATTCGGGCATTTCCGCGTCGGTCATTTTTTAGGCACATAAAAAATTGTATATTACTTTCGTAATATGCCGATTTTTGAAGAAAAAGCGCAGATTGTCCAGCTTCCCAAGTTCCTCGACGAACGTGGGAACCTGAGCGTCGTGGAATCGCAGAAGCACGTGCCTTTCCGGTTCAGGCGCTGTTACTGGATTTACGACGTTCCCGGCGGCGAGCTCCGCGGAAGCCACGCTTTCAAGAATCAGCACGAAATCATTGTCGCCCTTTCCGGGAGTTTCGATGCGGTCATCCACGACGGGGTAGAAGAGAAACGCTATTCTCTATCGCGCTCGTATTACGGGCTCTACCTGCCGCCCATGCATTACCGCACGCTCGATAACTTCTCGACGAATTCCTTGGCGCTCGTGATTTCTTCGACGCCCTATGAGGAAGATGACTACATATGGGAACGCGATGAATTTTGCCGGATGAAGCCCACGTGGAAACCGGCCCCGCAGGAAAATGCTCCCGAGGCGGAAGTCGCGAAGAAGCCGGACATCGCTGCCGTGAAGGCCGCGACCATAGAGGATTGCACGCTGATGAAGCTCCCGCGGCACAGCGAGCGTTCGGGCAGTTTGACTTCGCTCGAAAACTCGAAGGACATTCCCTTCGACGTGAAGCGGATTTTTTACCTGTACGATATTCCCGGTGGCGAGAACCGCGGGGGGCATGCGCACAAGGAATGCCACCAGATGCTCGTGGCGGCGAGCGGAGCTTTCGACGTGAAGGTCTCCGACGGCAAGAACGAAAAGATTTACAGGCTGGACCGCCCGTACTACGGCCTGCATATTCCTCCCGGAGTCTGGGCGGAAGAACTGAATTTTTCTTCGGGTTCCATCTGCCTGGTGTTGACTTCGCATGAGTTCGACGAGAGCGATTACTGGCGCGACTACGAAGAGTTCCTGAAGTTCAAGAAGGCGTAAAATGGCGTGGGTCGAGATTACAGCGGACGAATACGCTCGCCATTTTGCAAATCCGGTCGCCTGTTACCTGAAGGCGGATTTCAATATGTTGAATGCGGAGAAGGTGGACAAGGTCCGTTTCTTCGCGTTCGAAGACAAAGGACTGCGCGTCGGCCTTGCCGTGGGCGAGAAATGCGACGAGTGGCGCTCTCCTTATTCGGCGCCTTTTGGCGGTTTTGTCTGCCCGCAGATGCAGACGATTGCATGCTTGAATACCGCAGTTCGCGAATTGAAGGAATTGGCCCTGTCGCAAAAGAAATTGCTCAGGATTACTTTGCCGCCGTTTTTTTATGACCGGATGTTTTATTCCAAGGTCGTATCTGCGCTGCTCCAGAACGGGTTCAAGCAATCGTATGCCAATCTGAATTATGCGTTTGACCTTGCGGACGGGACTCCTTACGAGAAACGGCTCCATTACATGGGGGCGCGGAATTACAAGCAGTTTGCCGGTTGCGAATGTTCCTTTACGCAGGAAACCTCCGAGGAACAGCGCCGGGTCGTATACGGATTTATCCAGAAGCATTATGAAGCCAAGGGCTATCCGCTTTGGATGCGGTTCGAAGATTTGCTGAAGACCGCCGAAATCGTTCCCATTGATTTTTGCCTGTTGCGCGTGGACGGCGTCGCGGTAGCGTCGACTATCATTTACAAGGTCAGTGAAAAGATTGCGCAGATGATTTACTGGGGCGCGGACCAGTCCGCTTTGGACAAACGCCCCTTGAACGTGATTGCACGCGAAATGTTCCGGCATTATCAGGAACAGGGCTTTGACTATCTCGATCTCGGGCCGGCTGCATCTGACGGGATTGCTAGCGAGGGACTTTGTACGTTCAAGGAGAGCGTGGGTTGCTTCGCCGACTTGAAATATGCGTTTGAATTTGACGGTACGCATGCCGGCATGGGAGCGTGAGATGGGTAAGATTGCATTTCTTGATTTGAAGCAGGTAAACGCGCCCTACATGGACACCCTGAAGAGTGCCGCCTCCGCTGTCGTGGAGTCCGGCTGGTACATCCGCGGGTCGTATGTCGAATGCTTCGAGCGGGAATTTGCCGCCTACTGC is a genomic window containing:
- a CDS encoding FISUMP domain-containing protein, whose product is MRLGLQFPFVLLAFALLAACSDDYSSQLHWPGEDDLYSSEEDSFSTEVESSSSEKSSSSSAAKSSSSETKTSSSSYFKENWNYLNPEISYGEMTDSRDGQIYKTVVIGTRKWMAENLNFETENSSCFNDSLESCGMYGRLYTWTAAMDTAGVFSTDAIGCGHPKDNPWTVSCEASSNGDYVRGVCPEGWHLPHYEEWRALILAGNNPVVPGKALRSMEGWDDGVGNGTDEFGFSAIPVPVGGHSAEFWTPGIGESGPVSETVMHRVFENDRSSSRKLSVRCVSDDTIAVSSSSGSSSSNCEPNMTLCKTESEDNCEYESLTDDRDGRVYKTVKLGCKWWMAENLAFETEHSFEGKYGRLYEWGALAEACPSGWHVSMVDEWYGLNSRVGREFGNLSVLKSTTGWKVDSSRVDDEEWDGNGNGTDGLGFSVFPDGYVYAGERSARHYKVGENASFWMVDYFQSDVNVEVFYVYGVDETYTSDPYAFSVRCVKD
- a CDS encoding FdtA/QdtA family cupin domain-containing protein, which codes for MPIFEEKAQIVQLPKFLDERGNLSVVESQKHVPFRFRRCYWIYDVPGGELRGSHAFKNQHEIIVALSGSFDAVIHDGVEEKRYSLSRSYYGLYLPPMHYRTLDNFSTNSLALVISSTPYEEDDYIWERDEFCRMKPTWKPAPQENAPEAEVAKKPDIAAVKAATIEDCTLMKLPRHSERSGSLTSLENSKDIPFDVKRIFYLYDIPGGENRGGHAHKECHQMLVAASGAFDVKVSDGKNEKIYRLDRPYYGLHIPPGVWAEELNFSSGSICLVLTSHEFDESDYWRDYEEFLKFKKA
- a CDS encoding GNAT family N-acetyltransferase, producing MAWVEITADEYARHFANPVACYLKADFNMLNAEKVDKVRFFAFEDKGLRVGLAVGEKCDEWRSPYSAPFGGFVCPQMQTIACLNTAVRELKELALSQKKLLRITLPPFFYDRMFYSKVVSALLQNGFKQSYANLNYAFDLADGTPYEKRLHYMGARNYKQFAGCECSFTQETSEEQRRVVYGFIQKHYEAKGYPLWMRFEDLLKTAEIVPIDFCLLRVDGVAVASTIIYKVSEKIAQMIYWGADQSALDKRPLNVIAREMFRHYQEQGFDYLDLGPAASDGIASEGLCTFKESVGCFADLKYAFEFDGTHAGMGA